In the genome of Daucus carota subsp. sativus chromosome 9, DH1 v3.0, whole genome shotgun sequence, the window TATAGCTGACTAGCCAGTGCTCATAGAAGTAGAAATTTCGAGATCGAAAGCCAATGTGTATAAGCATTTGAGTTTATTGCGCATGAATGGTGCATTTGAGTCATTGAGTGATCAATATTTGTAGAATTATGTTTTGCATTATGATAATAGACCTTCACTATCAATCGGTCGAGTTCGAGAAATTAAAATGGGATGATCTAGCTGATCTAGCTGGTACAAGTCTTGATGTAcatttttataatcaaaatggAATTGATGGttactcaaaaaaataaaataaaatggaatTGATCTAGCTGGACAACGAAAGCGAAAGCTGTATCTTTATAATCGAAAGCGAAAgctgttttttttaattcattatcaaatgattgtatttttataatcgattatgaaagctgttttttttataatcaacaaagtTGAAAGCTATTGTTTGATAATCAAATTAaagtggatttttttttttataatcaaacGAGTTCAAAACTactattttataatcaaattaaaatcgGATTTTTTATAATCCAAGATGTTGAAAgctattaatttataatcaaattaaaataggATTTAACTGAATAGCGAAAGTTGTAATGTACGATATTCAACTTTTTTTATAATAGAAAATATGATGTATgatttctttttataatcaaattaaaatatgaaagatAATGTGATATATGATTTTCATCATCAAATTAAAACAGGCATGATCTAGCACAGTAGAATTGTCATGcacaattttaataattggACCGAGATTAAGCTAATATAATTTtcgattatataatataaattactcAAATATTATCCCAAACAGACTTTTtaatctaaataattttttaactttacaactgagaatattattttttttttttgaaagaaaaacagAGAAAATTATTACTTGCTATATATATGCTTGCTTTAGGCTCTTAATCTTGTCCTAAAATTGTGGCGTTCCCATAATTATTACATGCACATTACGTATATAAACCATAAGTCCATAACCATAAACCCTCTTCTTGTCTCAAAACCCTCCACCAATTCAACAACCATGGAGCCAAAGAAAACAAGGGGTCGTCAAAGAATCGAGATCAAGAAGCTCCAAGGTAACCAGCAGCAAGTCACTTTTTCGAAACGTCGAAAAGGCCTGTTCAACAAGGCCAGTGAACTCTGTGTTGTAACCAATGCTGAGGTGGCCGTTCTTGCTCAGTCTGTTGGAGGCCGTGTGTTTGCTTTTGGCCACCCGAGTGTCGATCGTGTCGTCGAGGCTTATCTTGGGAACAATGTGGTGGATTGGGGTGAAGTGGGGGAGGACTTAAGGTCAAATTATGAGGAGTGGAATAAGAAGTACTTGGAGATTGTTGAGGAGACTAAAGTTGAGAAGGCGAAAGTGAgtatagtggaggaaagtagtcgCAGGTTTTGGTGGGAGAATTGTTTTGAGGATTTGGAGGTTGATGAGCTTGAGATTTTTATTGATTCGATGGAGAAGTTAAAGACTAATTTGATGGTGAAAGGTGAGGAATTGAAGATTAATGAGATTGCCAATGCTGATGATCCTCAGTCACTTGATGATCAAGTAGTGGTGCCTAATTCAGATCAGTTTGTTTCGTATAATGTGGGATTTGCTAATGGAGATTTGATGATGCCTGCTGTTAATTATGGTTCCAGTGGGCTTAATAAGTATGGCTTCGTGAACGATGGATTGGTTCTTGATGATAATGGTGGTGATAATTTGCAGGATTTAAGTGATTTTGGTACTTTTGGGGTTCCTAATACTAGTGATCTCTATTTTAGCCAGGATTAGATTCGAAGTGAAAGCAAGGGCTTTCTTTTTCTTGACTTAATTAGTTACTAATTGTGAGTAATTAGCAGGATATTGGAAATAATTAGTAAGTTTGAAGTGGTTCCTGAAGATTTCTGGGGTGGGAGACTAGATCTTCAAGAATTTCGGGataaatttgtatatgtacTTGAATACGGtgttaattattgtttaataacATTGTCACATCTGTTCAAGTTTGAGTTACTGATGTTCTGGTTTTTCGTTAATTGTTTTT includes:
- the LOC108202294 gene encoding agamous-like MADS-box protein AGL62, whose translation is MHITYINHKSITINPLLVSKPSTNSTTMEPKKTRGRQRIEIKKLQGNQQQVTFSKRRKGLFNKASELCVVTNAEVAVLAQSVGGRVFAFGHPSVDRVVEAYLGNNVVDWGEVGEDLRSNYEEWNKKYLEIVEETKVEKAKVSIVEESSRRFWWENCFEDLEVDELEIFIDSMEKLKTNLMVKGEELKINEIANADDPQSLDDQVVVPNSDQFVSYNVGFANGDLMMPAVNYGSSGLNKYGFVNDGLVLDDNGGDNLQDLSDFGTFGVPNTSDLYFSQD